Proteins encoded together in one Triticum dicoccoides isolate Atlit2015 ecotype Zavitan chromosome 7B, WEW_v2.0, whole genome shotgun sequence window:
- the LOC119336363 gene encoding putative disease resistance protein RGA3, translating into MYTLVSAALWVVGKALAPVADGLLEAWGATKNLGLNIEALKMELLLVKATLELAASKQICGQAMEELLGKLRDSAHCAEDLLDELDYFRIHDELHGTCDAADHHAKGGVDDFAFNARHTAKAVGKRVSCCAWPRARQRSNVNSSLDPKANQERSHVSSSSEPKANQEVSGCIPKLGKILPCSSSPNVRGEHSGQPTLTLCDAPQRETPMLGFNRVDVSEKMKRIVEQLQPVRKEVTKILRCCDHMVVLDITRNRPITTGQSIEPELYGRDHIMDTIIHDMIKGKYHSKDLTVLPVVGSGGLGKTTLIQHIYKNQEVQNHFQVVIWVCVSLSFNLNKLLEEIKACIPRVEGEIDGRPEELIEQRLKSKRFLLVLDDMWKISNEDDWKRLLLPLKASQQKGSIILLTTRFPAIAKMVETHSHIELKGLESKEFRKLFLAFVFGDEPIISDHNFLLETGDKIMEKLKGSPLAAKTVGKLLRKGLNLSHWIKVLESKEWDKQTSVNDIMPVLKLSYDYLPYQQQQCFSSAALFPEDHKYSAIELINLWIGLDILQPVGQNQTLEDIGLSNLSDLVAHGFFKKEETYGRYIMHDLLHDLALKVASHECLIVHHSNVGSIEIYPSIYHLAIIVDVDDTKSRENFKSQLRKLKTRLKVKQLHTLMLFGEMDESFANIFGDFFKEANALRVLHVDSMPYSGETMLHDLATPVHLRYVCLGTKYGREMHIPLPISRFYHLKILDLGSWYHILGLPKDLNNLAALRHFYTRTDKLHSCIHNVGKLKLLQELKVFRVNKESEGFEPSQLEHLTELRELGIYNLENIRTKEEAARAKLIEKNYLESLTLCWDGKGSNTEPGVEAAILESLQPHRYLQKLCIKGHICPSCPTWLSAELVVEVLQSLHLSDVSWEYLPPLGKMWDLRTLVLEHIAAVKDFVLEQCFWRLIRLELVDMGNFEKWVPSQDTHHMFPLLQTLHIRNCPKLLELPFSNHTVCPSGQDWSTDWFPKLQELVIIRPRVIVSGSHSLD; encoded by the coding sequence ATGTACACTCTTGTCAGCGCGGCGCTATGGGTGGTGGGCAAGGCGCTGGCCCCCGTTGCCGATGGCCTGCTGGAGGCTTGGGGTGCCACCAAGAACTTGGGTCTCAACATTGAGGCCCTCAAGATGGAGCTGCTTCTCGTGAAGGCCACCCTCGAACTTGCAGCCAGCAAACAGATCTGTGGCCAGGCCAtggaggagctgctggggaagctgCGGGACTCGGCGCACTGTGCCGAGGACTTGTTGGATGAGTTGGACTACTTCCGCATCCACGACGAGCTCCATGGCACGTGTGACGCCGCCGACCACCATgccaagggtggtgtcgacgacttTGCCTTCAATGCTCGTCACACCGCCAAAGCTGTTGGTAAACGGGTCAGCTGTTGCGCTTGGCCAAGGGCCAGGCAGAGGTCAAATGTCAATTCCTCCTTAGACCCAAAAGCCAATCAGGAGAGGTCACATGTCAGTTCCTCCTCAGAACCAAAAGCCAATCAGGAGGTCAGCGGATGCATTCCCAAGCTCGGTAAAATCCTCCCATGCTCATCTTCCCCAAATGTCCGTGGTGAACATTCTGGTCAACCAACTCTAACTCTTTGTGATGCGCCACAACGAGAAACACCAATGCTGGGATTTAATAGGGTTGATGTCTCTGAAAAAATGAAGCGAATTGTAGAGCAACTGCAGCCTGTGCGTAAAGAAGTTACTAAGATTCTGCGGTGTTGTGACCATATGGTTGTCTTAGATATAACCCGTAATCGTCCCATCACAACTGGTCAAAGCATAGAACCAGAATTGTATGGGAGGGACCATATCATGGATACCATCATACATGATATGATCAAGGGTAAATACCATAGCAAGGATCTAACAGTGCTTCCGGTTGTCGGTTCAGGGGGATTAGGGAAGACAACTCTGATACAACACATAtataaaaaccaagaagttcaaaatcaTTTTCAAGTTGTTATTTGGGTATGTGTGTCGCTCAGTTTCAATTTGAATAAGCTGCTAGAAGAGATTAAGGCATGTATCCCTAGAGTTGAAGGGGAAATAGATGGTAGGCCTGAAGAGCTGATTGAACAAAGATTAAAATCTAAAAGATTTTTGCTTGTACTGGATGATATGTGGAAGATTAGTAATGAGGATGACTGGAAAAGGTTATTGTTACCGCTCAAAGCATCACAACAAAAAGGTAGCATAATTCTACTCACGACTCGTTTTCCAGCAATAGCAAAGATGGTTGAAACACATAGTCATATTGAATTGAAAGGATTGGAATCCAAAGAATTTAGAAAGttgttccttgcatttgtttttggCGATGAGCCCATTATAAGTGATCACAATTTTTTGCTTGAGACCGGAGATAAGATAATGGAAAAACTAAAGGGATCCCCTCTTGCTGCAAAAACTGTTGGTAAATTACTGAGGAAGGGTCTTAATTTGAGTCATTGGATAAAAGTCTTAGAAAGTAAAGAATGGGATAAACAGACTAGTGTCAATGACATTATGCCTGTGTTAAAGCTTAGCTATGACTATCTTCCTTACCAGCAGCAACAATGTTTCTCTTCTGCCGCATTGTTTCCTGAAGATCACAAGTACAGTGCCATTGAGCTAATCAACTTGTGGATAGGACTAGATATTTTACAGCCTGTTGGTCAGAACCAAACATTGGAAGATATAGGTTTGAGCAATTTAAGCGATCTAGTCGCACATGGATTTTTTAAGAAAGAGGAAACTTATggtcgttacataatgcatgaccTGCTACATGATTTAGCATTGAAGGTTGCATCTCATGAATGTCTTATTGTGCATCATTCCAATGTGGGTTCAATAGAAATTTATCCAAGCATCTACCACTTGGCTATAATCGTAGATGTTGATGATACAAAGTCTCGTGAAAACTTTAAGAGTCAATTGAGAAAATTGAAGACAAGGTTGAAAGTTAAACAGTTGCATACTTTGATGTTATTTGGAGAAATGGATGAAAGCTTTGCCAACATTTTCGGTGATTTCTTTAAGGAAGCAAATGCTCTCCGTGTTCTCCATGTGGATAGCATGCCATATTCTGGGGAGACCATGTTACATGATTTGGCAACACCTGTCCACCTACGATATGTATGTCTGGGGACAAAGTATGGGAGGGAGATGCACATACCACTTCCTATTTCTAGATTTTATCATTTAAAGATTCTGGATCTAGGATCATggtaccacattcttggtttgccCAAAGACTTGAACAACCTTGCAGCATTGCGTCATTTTTATACCCGGACTGATAAGCTTCATTCTTGTATTCACAATGTGGGTAAACTCAAACTATTACAAGAGTTAAAGGTGTTTAGAGTCAACAAAGAAAGTGAAGGTTTTGAACCAAGTCAACTAGAGCATTTGACTGAACTGAGGGAGCTTGGCATCTATAACCTCGAGAATATACGCACAAAAGAAGAAGCAGCAAGAGCAAAATTAATAGAGAAAAACTACTTGGAGAGTTTAACACTATGTTgggatggtaaggggtctaataccGAGCCTGGTGTAGAAGCGGCCATCCTTGAGAGCCTTCAACCACATAGATATCTTCAAAAGTTGTGCATTAAAGGGCACATATGCCCTTCTTGTCCAACATGGCTgagtgccgagcttgttgttgaagTTCTACAATCTCTTCATCTCTCTGATGTTTCTTGGGAATATCTTCCTCCTTTAGGAAAGATGTGGGATCTTCGTACACTAGTATTGGAGCATATTGCCGCAGTGAAGGATTTTGTCTTAGAGCAATGCTTTTGGAGGCTAATAAGGCTTGAACTTGTTGACAtgggaaattttgaaaaatggGTACCATCGCAGGACACTCATCATATGTTTCCTCTTTTGCAAACACTGCATATTAGGAACTGCCCTAAACTCTTGGAGTTGCCATTTTCAAACCATACTGTTTGCCCATCAGGTCAAGACTGGAGCACTGATTGGTTTCCCAAATTGCAAGAGCTTGTGATAATCAGGCCCAGAGTTATTGTTAGTGGCTCGCATTCCCTGGACTAA